The genomic segment CGAATGTGCTGCCAGGCCTCCGACAAGGCGGCGGCTGGAACGGCGAATGTCAAGCTGCGGACTGCGGCTCGTTCAACGAAGGCCGCAGCGTAGAAGCTGAGCCCGCCACCGAGTTCGACAAGGGCGCCGGGATCTAGGACGAATCCGCCGGCAGCAGAAGGAAAGGTCACGAGACTTTGAGGTCCGGCCAGAACCGATCGATGAAGTCATCAGCCTCGTCTAGCGCCTGTTGAGATGGAGTGCCGACGAGCGTGCGCCGCTCGGCAACCCACATCACCCGGCTCTGCTCTCCTACCTTGATCTCACCCATGGCCTAAGGGTACTGCGCTCCGGCCGAGTGCGCATCGGCAGTCAAGATCTACGCGAACGGCGGGTCGACGTGGTCATTGAGACCACGATGCAAAATCCCGCGTTCTTCGCCGACAGCGTCGCGCAGTACCGGAGCGAGGGATATCGGCCAGAGGTCGCGTTCCTCGCGGTGCCACAGGCCCTCAGCCGTCAAGGAATTTTGCATCGTTACCACGAGCAGGTTCGCGATCACGGCCACGGGCGCCTAACCGTGCCGGAAAAACACGAGACGTCCTACAGCGGCATCCTGACATCGGCCGAGCTGATCGACGCCGGGCGTCTGGCAGACACGGTGGTGGTATTTCGCCGGGGAAACACGCTGCTGTATGCCAACCATGTGGGCCCGGACGGACAGCGGGGAGCGCCACCGCGGACGCGTCAAGCGATCGAAGCCGAGCGGCTGCGGCCCTGGGCTGAGACAGAAGTACAGGAGTTCGAGGCGGTCCAACAGCGTCTGCGCACGCAGATGGACCCGGGCCATGGACTCGAACGCTGAACCGACTCGACTTTGGCGCAGACATGGTGCGGACAGGTACCCCAAATGGGTGGTACATGTCCTTATGGGAAGTTTCCTGGGAATTATTCGCAGAAAATCTCACTTTGTTACTGACTACGAGTCAAGTTGTTGGTCAGAATGTGTCGCATGCGGCATATCGAGATTCGTATGCACTTTGTGGCTCCTGCGCTGGCCTGGCTGGCTCATGGCTGACACGCGGACCCGTCTGCCGCCAGAGGCCCCGCGGCAGCGCGGCATCATCCGCCGTATCCGCCGGGCCATCGCCACGGCGCTGCGCGTTGCCGAACGCGCCGTTGATGAGCGCGTCGAGCAGGCTGAGCAGGCTCAATCCGCAGGTCCTGATCAGGTGCGCCATTTCAGCGAGCAGCTCAGCAGCGAACTTGAACTGGCGCTTCCCGCGATCCGGCAACCCCTTGCTGAGCAGTGGTGGCAGCAGGCCACGCCCCAGCGGATAGGCGCCGCCTGGGAGATCACCGCCAGCTGGGCGGGGATCGGTGAACCGTACGCTGAAGCGGCCCTTGACCATCTGAGTCAAGAAACCTTTCGTCGGTACGGCATCGCGGTCGACGTGCGGACGCCGGCATCGCAAGTCGTCGCGCTCTTGGCCCGCGCCGCCGGCACCGCGATGGCTCCCGTCGAACCGGATCACCGCGCGGTCAGCCTGGTCATGCGCGACACCCTTTACGGGACGTTGATCGCTCAGCAGCTCGACCGTGCGCTACAGCCGGGTATCGCCCCGGAGCAGTTCGCGGCCGAACAGCTGCTGGGCTACGCCACCACGCTGGCGCAGATCAGCGGCCGCTCCCCCTCGCACCTCCTCAGCGACCGCTACGTCATCGAGGTACATGAGGGCTCTGACATCACCGGTCAGGCCCGCTACACCCTGGCCGGGAATCACGCTCACGATGTCCAGCAGCAGCTTCTGCGCCGCCGTACCCAGGTATTGGCCGGTGCGCCCGCCCCACCGCATGAGCTGAGAAACGCGCTGCTGGCCGAACAACACCGTCTCCAGCAGCGCATCACCGATCATCTGAACCGCGCGGATGAGCACACCATCGCCGAGCTGCGCGCCGATCAGCTTGACCTCGCCGAGGGCATCCGAGGCGAGTTGGACTATGTCCGGTTGCGACTGCAGGCCGCCGAAGCTGAGATACGGGGCGAAAACGGCACCCACGTCTTC from the Streptosporangium lutulentum genome contains:
- a CDS encoding zeta toxin family protein, with the protein product MRIGSQDLRERRVDVVIETTMQNPAFFADSVAQYRSEGYRPEVAFLAVPQALSRQGILHRYHEQVRDHGHGRLTVPEKHETSYSGILTSAELIDAGRLADTVVVFRRGNTLLYANHVGPDGQRGAPPRTRQAIEAERLRPWAETEVQEFEAVQQRLRTQMDPGHGLER